The Methanofastidiosum sp. genome contains the following window.
GATATGATCGTTAAGGTCAACGTAAAAGAATTAGGCGAACTTGATATTCTCACCAGCTCAATTAGAAGAGTTCCCGGTGTCCAAATGTCTTCTACAATGATCAAAAAATGAGCATCACAGTTCTTAGGATTGGTCACAGGCCCGAAAGGGATCACCGTATTACAACTCACGTTGCATTAGTTTCAAGAACCTTTGGAGCAGATTCTATCTCAATCTGGGAAAAGGATGAAAAAATAAAACGAAGTTTAGACAGCGTTTCTAAGAGGTGGGGCGGCGAGTTTTCTGTTTATTTTGAAACATATAAGCAAGCTTTCAAAAAATTTGATGGGATATCCGTGCACTTGACGATGTATGGAACCCCCTTTGAAGAAAAGATTGAAGAGATTAAAAATCTTGTTTTTAATGAAAATAATAATCTTATGGTCGTAGTTGGGGCAGAAAAAGTTCCAAAAGATATTTACGAGCTATCTAGCTACAATCTTTCCGTTACAAATCAACCTCATTCTGAAATATCGGCACTTGCTCTTTTTTTAGATAGACTTCACGAAGGAAAAGAGATTAAAAAAGAATTTAAAAATGCAAAATTAAAAATTATTCCCTGTGAAAAAGGAAAAAATATTACTACTGAGGAGCCTGTGAAGTAGCTGTGTCTTGCCACATTCTCTGTTCGTATTTCCATACACCGTTTTCCTTTTTATAGAGCTCAACGAATGACTTTGTTTCTGACCCTTGATTGTTCTTTGCAATGATAACGCCTCTAGCTTCTGCGTCATCTCCTTGAATTGTAATTTGGCTTATATTTACAATTGTAATATTTGTTCCGTCAAATGCAGCTTTATTTAAAAGATTGGATATATCTTCTAACTTAATGTTATATTTATCTTTAGAATTTTGGGATATGAGGTCATAGTAAGCATCAATATTTCTGGTATTGTAATAGTCAACGTGCAACCTGACTG
Protein-coding sequences here:
- a CDS encoding tRNA (cytidine(56)-2'-O)-methyltransferase yields the protein MSITVLRIGHRPERDHRITTHVALVSRTFGADSISIWEKDEKIKRSLDSVSKRWGGEFSVYFETYKQAFKKFDGISVHLTMYGTPFEEKIEEIKNLVFNENNNLMVVVGAEKVPKDIYELSSYNLSVTNQPHSEISALALFLDRLHEGKEIKKEFKNAKLKIIPCEKGKNITTEEPVK
- a CDS encoding Lrp/AsnC ligand binding domain-containing protein; this encodes MIAFILCVVQPGSEEDVIEKISNMKNVIEVHELYGEYDMIVKVNVKELGELDILTSSIRRVPGVQMSSTMIKK